In Streptomyces violaceusniger Tu 4113, one DNA window encodes the following:
- a CDS encoding ABC transporter permease: MAPTEAPSKTTPTALLPTASWSGNTHVRNLRTVRVMWQRELIRLSRSPVGLLMSLLTPLMFLMVLGTGLNSAMRTAGNDADFRSYFLPGMLLMVVQAPAVNTGVSIVWDRQAGFLREMLIAPVRRGALIAGICLGGATAATAYGALVLGIAGVLGITYDPILLAPVLMELLVTTLALTALGALAAVSIKRIETFQAVVGISMMPLLFLSGALFPVSGLPGWLNGAVLANPLTYAVDAMRRTLSDAGTGGGPHWWGWQPPVAVEMALVGALALVALATAARRFSRID, translated from the coding sequence GTGGCCCCCACCGAAGCACCCTCCAAGACCACGCCGACGGCACTCCTGCCCACAGCCTCCTGGAGCGGCAACACCCACGTCCGGAACCTGCGCACGGTCCGGGTCATGTGGCAGCGCGAACTCATCCGGCTCTCCCGAAGCCCCGTCGGCCTCCTCATGAGCCTGCTCACCCCTCTGATGTTCTTGATGGTCCTGGGGACCGGACTGAACTCCGCCATGCGCACCGCGGGCAACGACGCCGACTTTCGCTCCTATTTCCTGCCCGGCATGCTCCTCATGGTCGTCCAGGCACCCGCGGTGAACACAGGAGTGTCGATCGTATGGGACCGCCAGGCCGGTTTCCTCCGCGAGATGCTTATCGCCCCGGTGCGCCGCGGCGCTCTGATCGCCGGTATCTGCCTGGGCGGCGCGACCGCCGCCACCGCATACGGCGCGCTGGTGCTCGGCATCGCCGGGGTACTCGGCATCACCTACGACCCGATTCTGCTCGCACCGGTGTTGATGGAATTGCTGGTGACCACACTCGCACTCACCGCACTGGGGGCACTGGCCGCCGTGAGCATCAAACGCATAGAAACCTTCCAGGCCGTGGTCGGAATCTCGATGATGCCTCTCCTCTTCTTGTCCGGAGCGCTCTTCCCCGTCAGCGGGCTCCCCGGGTGGCTGAACGGCGCGGTGTTGGCGAACCCCCTGACCTATGCGGTCGACGCGATGCGCCGCACGCTGTCCGACGCCGGCACCGGCGGCGGGCCGCACTGGTGGGGCTGGCAGCCACCCGTTGCGGTGGAGATGGCGTTGGTCGGCGCACTGGCGCTGGTTGCCCTGGCCACCGCGGCACGGCGCTTCTCCAGGATCGACTAA
- a CDS encoding daunorubicin resistance protein DrrA family ABC transporter ATP-binding protein, with translation MNVNGGAGTAVLARGLGKSYGAVPAVRDLDLTVSAGEIFGFLGPNGAGKSTSIGMLSTLLRPTTGRAEVAGHDIRHEPDEVRRRIGLVFQETTLDVDLTAGQNLRFHADLYGLPRREGRDRALTMLDLMGLAERHSDPVRTFSGGMRRRLEIARGLIHTPHVLFLDEPTTGLDPQTRAVIWEHLHALRQEQGITVFLTTHHLEEAEHCDRIAIIDDGHLVAEGTPSTLKAVVGADLVALRTGDDDTAARTIRERFGVEATPGPRGIGLRVSDAAGFVPRLCAELTVPVRSVTVTPPTLDDVFLHYTGRTIREVDARGRGTKG, from the coding sequence GTGAACGTCAACGGCGGCGCCGGTACGGCCGTTCTGGCCCGGGGACTCGGCAAGAGCTACGGCGCCGTTCCGGCCGTGCGCGACCTCGACCTCACGGTCTCCGCCGGCGAGATCTTCGGCTTCCTCGGACCCAACGGCGCGGGCAAGAGCACCTCCATCGGAATGCTGAGCACGCTTCTGCGCCCCACCACGGGCCGGGCCGAAGTAGCAGGCCACGACATCCGTCACGAGCCCGATGAGGTGCGCCGCCGCATCGGGCTCGTCTTCCAGGAGACGACCCTCGACGTGGACCTGACCGCCGGGCAGAACTTGCGTTTCCACGCGGATCTCTACGGCCTCCCGCGACGCGAGGGGCGCGATCGAGCCCTCACCATGCTGGATCTGATGGGCCTGGCCGAGCGCCACTCCGATCCGGTCCGCACCTTCTCCGGCGGTATGCGCCGAAGGCTGGAGATCGCCCGCGGACTGATACACACCCCGCACGTGCTGTTCCTGGACGAGCCCACGACGGGACTCGACCCGCAGACCAGAGCCGTGATCTGGGAACACCTCCACGCGTTGCGACAGGAGCAGGGCATCACCGTGTTCCTGACGACGCATCACCTCGAGGAGGCCGAGCACTGCGACCGGATCGCCATCATCGACGACGGGCACCTGGTGGCCGAGGGAACACCGTCCACCCTGAAGGCCGTTGTCGGGGCCGACCTGGTAGCGCTGCGCACCGGCGATGACGACACGGCCGCACGGACCATCCGTGAGCGCTTCGGAGTGGAGGCGACTCCCGGGCCCCGGGGGATCGGCCTGCGAGTGTCGGACGCGGCGGGCTTCGTGCCCCGGCTGTGCGCCGAACTCACGGTCCCGGTCCGCTCGGTGACCGTGACGCCACCCACCCTTGACGACGTCTTTCTGCACTACACCGGCCGCACCATCCGGGAAGTCGACGCCCGCGGCCGCGGAACGAAGGGATAG
- a CDS encoding lasso peptide biosynthesis B2 protein — protein sequence MSVRALSLETPTTPPWHLRPAALTAVGIARLLTNLPPQRLRKVLECARRGSRPAAETQTLRARNAVVAVSVPCAGPRCLQRSIATALLCRMTGTWPDWCTGVRTQPFQAHAWVAVDGKPIGENIDEIRYFHVLMTVRSRP from the coding sequence ATGAGCGTGCGAGCCCTGAGCCTTGAGACTCCCACCACTCCGCCGTGGCATCTGCGCCCGGCCGCGCTGACCGCGGTGGGGATCGCCCGGTTGCTCACCAACCTGCCGCCCCAGCGTCTGCGCAAGGTACTGGAATGCGCGCGGCGCGGATCCCGGCCCGCGGCAGAGACCCAGACCCTCCGAGCCCGCAACGCGGTGGTGGCGGTCAGCGTGCCCTGTGCCGGGCCCCGGTGCCTGCAACGTTCCATCGCCACCGCACTGCTGTGCCGGATGACCGGCACCTGGCCGGACTGGTGCACCGGCGTACGCACCCAGCCCTTCCAAGCCCACGCCTGGGTGGCGGTCGACGGCAAGCCCATCGGCGAGAACATCGACGAAATCCGTTACTTCCATGTCCTCATGACGGTACGGAGTCGGCCGTGA
- a CDS encoding lasso peptide biosynthesis PqqD family chaperone, with translation MTYSLAPHVTSSETDTGMVLLDERTGRYWQLNDTGALVLRCLLAGGTVASAASALRERFSGAPEAATADVEKLVDALRAAKMVAS, from the coding sequence GTGACCTACTCCCTCGCCCCCCATGTGACCAGCAGCGAAACGGACACCGGCATGGTGTTGCTCGACGAGCGCACCGGCCGGTACTGGCAGCTCAACGACACCGGCGCGCTGGTGCTCCGCTGCCTACTCGCGGGCGGCACCGTCGCGTCCGCCGCCTCGGCCCTGCGCGAACGCTTCTCCGGAGCGCCCGAAGCGGCGACGGCCGACGTCGAGAAACTGGTCGACGCCCTTCGAGCCGCGAAGATGGTGGCCTCATGA
- a CDS encoding asparagine synthase-related protein, producing the protein MTASVGRNSAAVLGTTTLTSAALAERLRTVRSVHDLDTLTRSLPGCFHLVASIGGRVRAQGTVSTACQLFHGRVDGVTVAADRPQTIASLTGAGVDEELIALQLLTPYGPPWPLNMTSVWRGVRTLLPGHYVDIRADGTERTTRYWTPPEPELPLEPGVAALREALETAVAARTSRGDTISADLSGGKDSTSLCFLAARHDTRLVTVHAQSSDPANEDRVWAARCADRLPHARHLVVPMKATPGIYAEVANGDTAQPSDTPLSFTRRPMMEHLARLVADHGSAIHLQGIGSDELFIPSALSLHALAHSSPFSAIRPARAMKSMRRWSWASTLRVLLYNQSYPRWMASAAEGITAERAWGTAVDWEIAPKMPPWATPDAIDAVRRRIRQAASQNPEPLAPLPVHHEMLRLTQVNGTAVRTSSRIGAEFGVSFQAPFIDDRVLEAAMSIRLADRMAPGQVKPVLAAAMRGIAPDDLLARQSKADASPELYIGLRRHRRRLTELFEDSRLARLGLVDVNGIRTVLNSLHIDTRPLMPFESTLANELWLRALPPDVRSAGTSTPQPARGAS; encoded by the coding sequence GTGACCGCTTCCGTGGGGCGGAACTCCGCGGCGGTGCTGGGAACCACCACGCTGACCTCCGCCGCATTGGCCGAACGACTCCGCACCGTTCGCTCCGTCCACGATCTGGACACGCTGACCCGCTCGCTGCCGGGCTGCTTCCACCTGGTCGCGTCGATCGGCGGGCGAGTGCGAGCCCAAGGCACCGTCTCGACCGCGTGCCAGCTCTTCCACGGTCGCGTCGACGGCGTGACCGTGGCAGCCGACCGGCCGCAGACCATAGCGTCCTTGACCGGAGCCGGCGTCGACGAAGAGCTGATCGCGTTGCAGCTGCTCACGCCCTATGGACCGCCCTGGCCACTGAACATGACGAGCGTATGGCGGGGAGTGCGGACCCTGCTCCCGGGCCACTACGTCGACATCCGCGCTGACGGGACCGAGCGCACCACGCGGTACTGGACGCCGCCCGAGCCCGAACTCCCGCTGGAACCAGGTGTCGCCGCGCTGCGCGAGGCGCTGGAGACGGCCGTCGCGGCACGCACGTCACGGGGCGACACCATCAGCGCCGACCTCTCCGGCGGCAAGGACTCGACGAGCCTGTGCTTTCTCGCGGCCCGGCATGACACGCGGCTGGTGACCGTCCACGCCCAGTCCTCGGACCCCGCGAACGAGGACAGGGTCTGGGCCGCCCGGTGCGCGGACCGACTGCCCCACGCCCGGCACCTGGTGGTCCCCATGAAGGCCACGCCCGGGATCTACGCGGAAGTGGCGAACGGCGACACGGCCCAGCCCAGCGATACGCCACTGTCCTTCACCCGCCGACCGATGATGGAACACCTCGCGCGCCTTGTCGCCGACCACGGCTCCGCCATACATCTGCAGGGCATCGGCTCGGACGAGCTGTTCATCCCCAGTGCGCTGTCACTGCACGCACTCGCTCACAGTAGCCCGTTCAGCGCGATTCGTCCGGCTCGGGCGATGAAGTCGATGCGCCGCTGGTCGTGGGCGAGCACGCTACGTGTCCTCCTGTACAACCAGTCCTATCCGCGGTGGATGGCCTCGGCGGCCGAGGGCATCACCGCCGAACGCGCCTGGGGCACCGCCGTCGACTGGGAGATCGCACCGAAGATGCCGCCCTGGGCCACCCCGGATGCCATCGACGCGGTACGCCGCCGGATCCGCCAGGCCGCATCGCAGAACCCCGAACCGCTGGCGCCGCTGCCCGTACACCACGAGATGCTGCGATTGACCCAGGTCAACGGCACCGCCGTACGTACGAGCTCGCGGATCGGCGCCGAATTCGGCGTCTCCTTCCAGGCCCCCTTCATCGACGACCGGGTGCTCGAGGCGGCGATGTCCATCAGGCTGGCCGACCGTATGGCGCCCGGCCAGGTCAAACCGGTCCTCGCGGCGGCGATGCGCGGCATCGCACCCGATGACCTCCTCGCCCGGCAGAGCAAGGCCGACGCCAGTCCCGAGCTGTACATCGGGTTGCGCCGCCACCGGCGCCGTCTCACAGAACTGTTCGAGGACTCGCGGCTCGCACGGCTGGGGCTGGTGGACGTCAACGGCATCCGCACCGTCCTGAACAGCCTGCACATCGACACCAGGCCGCTCATGCCCTTCGAGTCGACGCTCGCCAACGAACTGTGGCTCCGCGCGCTGCCGCCCGATGTGAGGTCCGCCGGAACATCCACACCCCAACCCGCCCGAGGTGCATCGTGA
- a CDS encoding lasso RiPP family leader peptide-containing protein: MVTEQWEYEPPILVEVGDFAVLTRLGCCGRWLDNMFITGWFDI; encoded by the coding sequence ATGGTCACAGAGCAATGGGAATACGAGCCGCCGATTCTGGTCGAGGTCGGCGACTTCGCCGTCCTCACCCGTTTGGGCTGCTGCGGCCGGTGGCTCGACAACATGTTCATCACGGGGTGGTTCGACATCTAA
- a CDS encoding lasso RiPP family leader peptide-containing protein, translating to MNTEKLEYEPPVLAEVGDFAELTRVTCCGRWIDNIWVSAWFDF from the coding sequence GTGAACACGGAAAAGCTGGAGTACGAGCCGCCCGTGCTGGCCGAGGTCGGCGACTTCGCCGAGCTGACCCGGGTCACCTGCTGCGGCAGGTGGATCGACAACATCTGGGTCTCCGCCTGGTTCGACTTCTAA
- a CDS encoding AfsR/SARP family transcriptional regulator has translation MNLGHARQQCVLVALLVEANHVVAVDQLVDRVWGERPPRRVQGTLYSYISRLRQALAPAAEQVSIGRRSGGYVLSVEETAVDLHRFRRLVGQARAADEDERASALFAQALGLWRGRAFTALDTPWFTTLREALERERTAAELDHTDIRLRMGRHTGLLAELPTRSEAHPLDERLAGQFMVALYRSGRPAQALHHYQEIRCRLAEELGTDPSPALQDLHQRILTADPALTAPATLSSGGASRRAVPVPRQLPAPPPVFVGRNPELADLDRLLDSQAAPGGTVMVSAIGGVGGVGKSWLVLHWAHNRLEHFPDGQLYINLRGFDPSGEPLAPAVAVRGFLDALGVDPAEIPAELDGQTGLYRSLTSDKRLLIVLDNACDTAQLLPLLPGSPTCTVLITSRRQLTGLTVSHGARPLYLDVLPDTEARHLLIRHLGHRRTAAEPEAVATLLTYCAGLPLAISILAARAAASPELPLSALAEEVQEAATRLDALDTGDMAADLRAVFSSSYHALQPDTAQAFRLIGLAPGPDIGVPATASLTGLPVARVRVLLRKLRSAHLIQEHTPGRHRMHDLIRLYATEQGHGQPVPVSDAALHRLVDFYLHTAHTAAGLLDAHRDQIPLAAAQPGVVPEEMADHGAALDWFTAEHRVLYATVDLAAGLGLDAHAWQLARALETFFDYRGHWHDWAASQRTALEAARRLGERSWQAGAHRSLGMAYTQMGRLDEGHTHFHQALDLYDRLGDRVSQAHTYRGLGWVCDRQGRPREALDHNERALRLYRRAGHRGGQAMALNNAGWLHAMLGQYERTLDYCAQAVALNREIDDRHAEAGAWDSLGYAHHHLARYADATGCYERALDLVRGVGDRFNETEILNHLGDTRLAAGDHEAARLVWRQALEIAEEIGHPAADELRDRLMDPARDLSEDQSQR, from the coding sequence ATGAACCTGGGGCATGCCCGGCAGCAGTGCGTACTCGTCGCGCTGCTGGTCGAGGCGAATCACGTGGTGGCGGTTGACCAGCTCGTCGACCGGGTGTGGGGAGAGCGCCCTCCGCGACGCGTTCAGGGGACGTTGTACAGCTACATTTCCCGTCTCCGCCAGGCGCTGGCTCCCGCCGCCGAGCAGGTGAGCATCGGTCGGCGATCCGGCGGTTACGTCCTCTCGGTCGAGGAGACGGCAGTGGATCTGCACCGCTTCCGTCGACTGGTCGGGCAGGCCCGCGCCGCCGACGAGGACGAGCGTGCCTCGGCACTGTTCGCCCAAGCGCTGGGACTGTGGCGGGGGAGAGCCTTCACCGCCCTGGACACCCCGTGGTTCACCACTCTTCGCGAGGCCCTGGAGCGGGAGCGAACCGCCGCGGAGCTGGACCACACCGACATCCGGCTCCGCATGGGCCGCCACACCGGGTTGCTGGCCGAGCTGCCCACCCGCTCGGAGGCGCATCCGCTGGACGAGCGTCTGGCCGGGCAATTCATGGTCGCCCTGTATCGCAGCGGCCGCCCTGCCCAGGCCCTGCACCACTACCAGGAAATCCGATGTCGGCTGGCAGAGGAACTGGGCACCGACCCGAGCCCGGCGCTGCAAGATCTACATCAGCGGATTCTCACCGCTGACCCGGCGCTGACCGCCCCAGCGACTCTCTCCTCAGGCGGTGCGAGCCGACGCGCCGTGCCCGTACCGCGGCAACTACCCGCACCTCCACCGGTGTTCGTCGGACGGAACCCCGAGCTCGCCGACCTGGACCGCCTGCTGGACTCCCAAGCCGCTCCCGGTGGCACGGTGATGGTGTCCGCGATCGGTGGCGTCGGCGGCGTCGGCAAGAGCTGGCTCGTCCTTCACTGGGCCCACAACCGTCTGGAACACTTCCCCGACGGGCAGCTCTACATCAATCTGCGTGGCTTCGACCCCTCCGGCGAACCCCTCGCACCGGCGGTGGCGGTCCGCGGTTTCCTCGACGCCCTCGGCGTCGATCCCGCGGAGATCCCCGCGGAGCTGGATGGGCAGACCGGGCTGTACCGCAGCCTGACGTCGGACAAGCGCCTGCTCATCGTGCTCGACAACGCCTGCGACACCGCTCAGCTCCTGCCCCTGCTTCCTGGCAGCCCCACCTGCACCGTGCTCATCACCAGCCGCCGCCAGTTGACCGGCCTGACTGTCAGCCATGGAGCCCGGCCCCTCTACCTCGACGTACTCCCGGACACCGAGGCACGCCACTTACTCATCCGCCATCTCGGCCATCGCAGGACGGCCGCCGAACCCGAGGCCGTGGCCACGCTCTTGACGTACTGCGCGGGACTGCCCCTGGCCATCAGCATCCTGGCCGCCCGCGCGGCGGCCAGCCCGGAGCTGCCGCTGTCGGCCCTGGCCGAGGAAGTCCAGGAAGCCGCCACCCGACTCGATGCCCTGGACACCGGCGACATGGCCGCGGACCTGCGTGCCGTGTTCTCCTCCTCCTACCACGCACTCCAACCCGATACCGCGCAGGCGTTCCGGCTGATCGGCCTCGCGCCGGGCCCCGACATCGGCGTGCCCGCCACCGCGAGCCTCACTGGACTGCCCGTGGCACGGGTGCGCGTCCTCCTGCGCAAACTGCGGTCCGCCCACCTGATCCAGGAACACACCCCCGGCCGCCACCGCATGCATGACCTCATCCGCCTCTACGCCACCGAACAGGGCCACGGTCAACCGGTCCCCGTCAGCGACGCCGCACTGCACCGGCTCGTTGACTTCTACCTCCATACCGCCCACACCGCGGCAGGGCTGCTGGACGCACACCGGGACCAGATCCCCCTGGCCGCCGCCCAGCCGGGGGTCGTGCCGGAGGAGATGGCGGACCACGGTGCGGCTCTGGACTGGTTCACCGCTGAGCACCGGGTGCTGTACGCGACCGTTGATCTGGCGGCCGGCCTGGGTCTCGACGCGCACGCCTGGCAGTTGGCCAGGGCCCTCGAGACATTCTTCGACTACCGGGGGCACTGGCACGACTGGGCGGCCAGCCAACGTACCGCGCTCGAGGCGGCGCGGCGGCTGGGTGAGCGGTCCTGGCAGGCCGGCGCACATCGCAGCCTCGGCATGGCCTACACCCAGATGGGCCGCCTCGACGAGGGCCACACCCACTTCCACCAGGCCCTGGATCTCTACGACCGACTGGGCGACCGGGTCAGCCAGGCGCACACGTACCGGGGCCTGGGCTGGGTGTGCGACCGGCAAGGCCGGCCCCGGGAGGCACTCGACCACAACGAACGGGCGCTGAGGCTGTACCGGCGGGCCGGCCACCGGGGCGGACAGGCCATGGCGCTGAACAACGCCGGGTGGCTGCACGCCATGCTCGGTCAGTACGAGCGGACGCTCGATTACTGCGCACAGGCGGTGGCCCTCAACAGGGAGATCGACGACCGGCACGCGGAGGCGGGGGCGTGGGACAGCCTCGGCTACGCACATCACCACCTCGCTCGGTACGCGGATGCCACCGGCTGCTACGAGCGGGCCCTCGACCTCGTCCGAGGGGTCGGCGACCGGTTCAACGAGACGGAGATACTGAATCATCTGGGCGACACCCGTCTCGCCGCGGGCGATCATGAAGCGGCTCGGCTGGTCTGGCGACAGGCTCTTGAGATCGCCGAGGAGATCGGCCACCCGGCCGCCGACGAACTCCGCGACAGACTCATGGATCCTGCACGGGACCTCTCCGAGGACCAGTCGCAACGTTGA
- a CDS encoding LamG-like jellyroll fold domain-containing protein, which yields MDAAGRNQLGRRTLLRATAVIPAAGTAAIASGTTPGYAATAKADGHRYDSESPRFSLAVLPDTQYLFDADSSDPEPLRATFRYLVSQREDANIAFMAHLGDVTEHGSREEITLAATVFGTLHGKVPYSVLAGNHDIDSSTDDQRGDSAYLDAFGPRRFSAMPTFGGASPDGYNSYHVLPAGGREWLVLALDWRISDSGLRWAQKVLDAHPTLPAVLTTHDLAWADDGGSAQLSDNGRRLWDGLVRGNDQIFLALGGHYWPPGRTVLTNDAGHDVHIHITNYQDRYYGGAGMIRLYAFDLARDVIDVETFSPWFLSRDPEKRTPLEAETIELTGPVDRFSLSIDFERRFSSFAPVVPRKPRPASAVMPRGTLAYWRFDASGTAARAGADGPVGTDTVLRDLSGHGNDLRVTRLHESEPEILTWSGEHHGDQPAHASLRFDGGKAPDRGAVLTTSATAPLNSEKFTAGYTIETFIKLPDPFEDDHAWMGILSWEGRNGDAGKTTGWSPDEPTCSLNVTPERFLQFVVYPQVQDADPTSWSHALPVGRWTHVAVVNDGHHTVVYVDGSKIARNPGQPSTGIATLGKPFVIGGTQFEEKFGQGFYGWIGDTRIVKRALRPQDFMTAPA from the coding sequence ATGGACGCAGCGGGGCGCAACCAGTTGGGCAGACGGACGCTGTTGCGGGCCACCGCCGTGATCCCGGCCGCGGGCACAGCGGCCATCGCATCGGGTACGACACCCGGTTACGCGGCCACCGCGAAGGCCGACGGCCACCGGTACGACTCCGAGTCGCCGCGGTTCAGCCTCGCGGTGCTGCCGGATACGCAGTACCTCTTCGACGCCGACAGCTCCGACCCGGAGCCGCTCCGGGCGACCTTCCGGTACCTGGTGTCCCAGCGCGAGGACGCCAACATCGCCTTCATGGCGCACCTGGGTGATGTCACGGAACACGGCTCGCGGGAGGAAATCACGCTGGCCGCCACGGTGTTCGGGACCCTCCACGGCAAGGTCCCCTACAGCGTCCTGGCCGGCAACCACGACATCGACTCCAGCACCGACGACCAGCGCGGCGACAGCGCCTATCTCGACGCCTTCGGTCCGCGGCGGTTCTCCGCCATGCCCACCTTCGGCGGCGCCTCGCCCGACGGCTACAACAGCTACCACGTCCTGCCCGCGGGCGGGCGCGAGTGGCTGGTCCTCGCGCTCGACTGGCGGATCTCCGACTCCGGGCTGCGATGGGCGCAGAAGGTACTCGACGCCCACCCCACCCTGCCCGCCGTCCTCACCACCCACGACCTGGCCTGGGCCGATGACGGGGGCAGCGCACAGCTCTCGGACAACGGCCGGCGGCTGTGGGACGGGCTCGTCCGCGGCAACGACCAGATCTTCCTCGCCCTGGGCGGACACTACTGGCCCCCCGGGCGCACCGTCCTGACCAACGACGCGGGCCACGACGTCCACATCCACATCACCAACTACCAGGACCGGTACTACGGCGGCGCCGGAATGATCCGCCTCTACGCCTTCGACCTGGCCCGCGATGTGATCGACGTGGAGACGTTCTCGCCCTGGTTCCTCAGCCGCGACCCGGAGAAGAGAACACCTCTGGAGGCGGAGACCATCGAACTGACCGGCCCCGTCGACCGGTTCAGCCTGAGCATCGACTTCGAACGCCGCTTCTCCTCCTTCGCCCCGGTCGTACCGCGCAAGCCGCGCCCCGCCTCCGCCGTCATGCCGCGCGGCACCCTCGCGTACTGGCGCTTCGACGCCTCGGGAACCGCCGCTCGCGCGGGCGCGGACGGACCGGTCGGCACGGATACGGTGCTCCGCGACCTGTCCGGCCACGGCAACGACCTCCGGGTGACGCGCCTGCACGAGAGCGAGCCCGAGATCCTGACGTGGTCCGGCGAGCACCACGGTGACCAGCCGGCCCATGCCAGCCTGCGCTTCGACGGCGGCAAGGCCCCCGACCGCGGCGCGGTCCTGACCACCTCCGCCACGGCGCCGTTGAACTCCGAGAAGTTCACCGCTGGTTACACCATCGAGACGTTTATCAAGCTCCCGGACCCCTTCGAGGATGACCACGCCTGGATGGGCATCCTCAGCTGGGAGGGGCGCAACGGCGACGCCGGAAAGACCACCGGCTGGTCGCCCGACGAGCCGACGTGCAGCCTCAATGTGACCCCCGAGCGCTTCCTGCAGTTCGTGGTCTACCCGCAGGTGCAGGACGCCGATCCGACCTCCTGGAGCCACGCCCTGCCGGTGGGCCGGTGGACCCACGTCGCCGTCGTCAACGACGGCCATCACACCGTGGTGTACGTCGACGGCTCGAAGATCGCCCGCAACCCCGGCCAGCCGTCGACGGGGATCGCCACCCTCGGCAAGCCCTTCGTGATCGGTGGCACCCAGTTCGAGGAGAAGTTCGGCCAGGGCTTCTACGGCTGGATCGGCGACACCCGCATCGTCAAACGAGCCCTGCGGCCACAGGACTTCATGACCGCCCCCGCCTAG